TCCAATATCAACCAGTATTTCATTTAATAGCTCATCTACATAATCTGTCGCAGAATGCTGCGGCCGAAGCTCTGGCTGTGATTTATATCCGTTTTCCTTAATGTTTTCATATAAGTCTTCAACATAAGCGAAGCGATTCATTACCTCCCTTTTGCTTGTACAGCCATGCCAATATTCACCTTTATTTTGAATTTTTCTCATACAGTGATCAAAAAATTCAGTTTCTTCCCAGGGGACTCCATGCTTGAACCGAGCTGCAATGGACTTGTACCGAAGTGATTCTGTAAATAGACGTGTATTTTGATCCCAATCCCCTTCAGAAACCCCAATGAATTCTTTTCGCCGTCCGACGCCTACATCTATGTCTCGGCTTGTATGGTTGGATATCATCTCCGGATCAACCCAAATCCGCTTACAGGGCCTAATTGGTGCCTGATACTTAGAGAAGCGTTCGGCAAACTTTTGATTGTAGTATTCTGGTGCAAGTTTCCAATATACACCTGACAGCACAGGCGCTTGGCTTGTAGCAATTTCTAATACTCGGAAAAGTGTATAAAAATAACTCTCCTGCTGCATTGTGCGCCTGAGCTTTTTGAGTTGATGATAGACATTCATTATCGGAGAGAAGTCACACAGACAATTCCTCTAATATCTTTTTGTACCGATCAACAGCAGCATCAGTTGAATAATTATTCACAATATGTTTCCTACATCGCTGGCTCATCTCTTCTTGCGTCTTTGAGCGTAACGCTTCTGTGACTACATTCGCCATTTGTTCCGGAGTGTGATCTTTTATGTGATACCCTGTTTTGTTGTCTTGAACGACATCTGGAACACCTGAAACAGGGGTCGCGTAAACAGGGGTTCCACAGGCCATAGACTCAATAATAACGGTTGGAAGCCCTTCTGTCGGCTGTGATGGAAGCACAAGTAATTTCATCCTGTTAAGAACTTCTGGAACTTGGTCGTGATCGATCCAACCCGTCATCTCAACGGCTCCGCGTTCAATCTCTTCTTCTAATGCCTGTTCTATTTCACCTCGTTTACTTCCATCACCAGCAAAAATAAACGTAAACTCATCAGGGAGATTTCTAACCAATTCTATCAATTGATCAATCCCCTTCTCTTCATCTAAGCGACCAAGAAACCCAACAACTGGCTCTCGGTCTTCATACGATATCTCTGGAGAAAAATTTGTGATGTCTACGTACCGGGCACCGGACGGGTATAGCTTATGTTTATATTGATTTAGTCCAAGCTCA
This portion of the Salinarchaeum sp. IM2453 genome encodes:
- a CDS encoding ParB N-terminal domain-containing protein; its protein translation is MISNHTSRDIDVGVGRRKEFIGVSEGDWDQNTRLFTESLRYKSIAARFKHGVPWEETEFFDHCMRKIQNKGEYWHGCTSKREVMNRFAYVEDLYENIKENGYKSQPELRPQHSATDYVDELLNEILVDIGRDGEFLFVDGRHRLAIAKILGLEKVPVVIDHRHKRWMEKRDQYYLDQRYIHPDIPR
- a CDS encoding glycosyltransferase family 4 protein → MSVGSCREDYPDVCVVTHPLGSAGENATRTLLEILSEITSVKLITGDLPRDSSMRQEYEITEITDESPRESIPFAAAEFLHNQFRMCNAIRQTNEEIILFFGATSYILPILFAKAIGRTVVLEPRGDVPLTLKLHWEERIPTMLAAVLAGTLRLIEHAGYQAADGIITYTPAMASELGLNQYKHKLYPSGARYVDITNFSPEISYEDREPVVGFLGRLDEEKGIDQLIELVRNLPDEFTFIFAGDGSKRGEIEQALEEEIERGAVEMTGWIDHDQVPEVLNRMKLLVLPSQPTEGLPTVIIESMACGTPVYATPVSGVPDVVQDNKTGYHIKDHTPEQMANVVTEALRSKTQEEMSQRCRKHIVNNYSTDAAVDRYKKILEELSV